A window of the Zeugodacus cucurbitae isolate PBARC_wt_2022May chromosome 4, idZeuCucr1.2, whole genome shotgun sequence genome harbors these coding sequences:
- the LOC105210460 gene encoding G-protein coupled receptor Mth2 isoform X2: protein MMIKLHVHTFFLLYIVIYLMNSHYVLSNIPNCPFGDTVELTDAHRLDNGSYRYEGVLVPPHLIDHYDYIELYNGEQHDVPWHLRGCVCQIKNCFKLCCTPGKALYNTNPMGNCENGTLLREYDKAKLTRRDYCMTAISINETFQLQPYNCPIIETTSSTVKVNTTVMLISLPFLFLTILTYWAIPELYNILHNKCLICYLFSLAIANTMIISVNMRADGYKTVTCTIIGSVAYFFYLGAFFWLNVICFDIWVAFCRDLKNLPQNSKCKIFLKYSLYAWGLPTCMTVVTIALQFSNIPNQFKSGIGYSHCWLQIEGWSAMMYFHGPCLLLITINTIMFCLSVRKIYSDRKQFRDISRSADSARYLKSQEHSVWLFFRLFVVMGVSWILEMIGYLLGREKNDSLFFKVADGFNASQGLIIFCLFVMKKNLLLLVKERLKKTFTCLR, encoded by the exons ATGATGATCAAATTACACGTTCACACGTTCTTTCTCTTATACATTGTGATCTATTTAATGAATTCACACTATGTTTTATCAAATATACCGAATTGTCCATTTGGAGATACCGTCGAATTAACTGATGCGCATAGACTTGACAACGGTTCTTACCGCTATGAAGGTGTGTTGGTGCCACCGCATTTGATCGACCATTACGACTACATTGAACTGTATAACGGAGAGCAACACGATGTGCCGTGGCATCTACGCGGTTGTGTgtgtcaaattaaaaattgtttcaaactCTGTTGCACTCCGGGGAAGGCGTTGTATAATACTAACCCAATGGGTAATTGTGAG aatggTACACTTTTGCGCGAGTACGATAAAGCGAAACTTACCCGAAGGGATTACTGCATGACTGCTATTTCAATAAATGAAACATTTCAATTACAACCATATAACTGTCCAATTATCGAAACTACATCATCAACTGTTAAAGTAAACACTACAG TGATGTTGATTTCGTTGCCATTTCTATTTCTAACCATACTGACCTATTGGGCCATACCGGagctatataatattttgcataACAAATGCTTAATTTGCTACCTCTTCTCGCTCGCGATTGCGAATACGATGATAATTTCGGTTAACATGAGAGCAGATGGTTACAAAACCGTTACATGTACCATAATTG GATCGGTCGCATATTTCTTCTATCTTGGCGCATTCTTCTGGCTCAATGTTATTTGTTTCGATATTTGGGTAGCGTTCTGTCGAGACTTGAAAAATTTACCACAAAATTCGAAgtgcaaaatttttttgaaatactcGCTCTATGCTTGGGGACTGCCAACTTGTATGACAGTTGTGACCATAGCATTACAGTTCTCTAATATACCGAATCAATTCAAATCCGGTATCGGTTATTCACATTGCTGGCTCCAAA TTGAGGGTTGGTCAGCTATGATGTATTTCCACGGTCCCTGTTTATTGCTCATCACCATAAATACAATTATGTTTTGTTTAAGTGTTCGCAAGATCTATAGCGATCGTAAACAATTTAGAGACATCTCACGAAGCGCGGACAGCGCAAGATATTTAAAATCACAAGAGCATAG TGTTTGGCTATTCTTCCGTCTCTTCGTTGTAATGGGAGTCAGTTGGATATTGGAAATGATCGGTTATTTACTGGGACGGGAGAAAAATgattcattatttttcaaagtgGCAGATGGTTTCAATGCATCACAAGGCTTAATTATATTCTGTCTGTTTGTTATGAAGAAAAACCTGTTGCTGCTAGTTAAAGAGAG attaaaaaaaacattcacCTGTCTAAGATGA
- the LOC105210460 gene encoding G-protein coupled receptor Mth2 isoform X1, with the protein MMIKLHVHTFFLLYIVIYLMNSHYVLSNIPNCPFGDTVELTDAHRLDNGSYRYEGVLVPPHLIDHYDYIELYNGEQHDVPWHLRGCVCQIKNCFKLCCTPGKALYNTNPMGNCEVMKGKQRYSPYVNITLSNDSKVLKNVLKEFVVQVGQPCEGGFMLNPSNIPEDKWHLYENGTLLREYDKAKLTRRDYCMTAISINETFQLQPYNCPIIETTSSTVKVNTTVMLISLPFLFLTILTYWAIPELYNILHNKCLICYLFSLAIANTMIISVNMRADGYKTVTCTIIGSVAYFFYLGAFFWLNVICFDIWVAFCRDLKNLPQNSKCKIFLKYSLYAWGLPTCMTVVTIALQFSNIPNQFKSGIGYSHCWLQIEGWSAMMYFHGPCLLLITINTIMFCLSVRKIYSDRKQFRDISRSADSARYLKSQEHSVWLFFRLFVVMGVSWILEMIGYLLGREKNDSLFFKVADGFNASQGLIIFCLFVMKKNLLLLVKERLKKTFTCLR; encoded by the exons ATGATGATCAAATTACACGTTCACACGTTCTTTCTCTTATACATTGTGATCTATTTAATGAATTCACACTATGTTTTATCAAATATACCGAATTGTCCATTTGGAGATACCGTCGAATTAACTGATGCGCATAGACTTGACAACGGTTCTTACCGCTATGAAGGTGTGTTGGTGCCACCGCATTTGATCGACCATTACGACTACATTGAACTGTATAACGGAGAGCAACACGATGTGCCGTGGCATCTACGCGGTTGTGTgtgtcaaattaaaaattgtttcaaactCTGTTGCACTCCGGGGAAGGCGTTGTATAATACTAACCCAATGGGTAATTGTGAGGTAATGAAAGGAAAACAGCGATATTcaccatatgtaaatattacatTATCGAATGATAGTAAAGTTTTAAAGAATGTACTGAAAGAATTTGTGGTGCAAGTGGGACAGCCATGTGAAGGGGGGTTCATGCTAAACCCAAGTAACATTCCAGAAGACAAATGGCATTTGTATGag aatggTACACTTTTGCGCGAGTACGATAAAGCGAAACTTACCCGAAGGGATTACTGCATGACTGCTATTTCAATAAATGAAACATTTCAATTACAACCATATAACTGTCCAATTATCGAAACTACATCATCAACTGTTAAAGTAAACACTACAG TGATGTTGATTTCGTTGCCATTTCTATTTCTAACCATACTGACCTATTGGGCCATACCGGagctatataatattttgcataACAAATGCTTAATTTGCTACCTCTTCTCGCTCGCGATTGCGAATACGATGATAATTTCGGTTAACATGAGAGCAGATGGTTACAAAACCGTTACATGTACCATAATTG GATCGGTCGCATATTTCTTCTATCTTGGCGCATTCTTCTGGCTCAATGTTATTTGTTTCGATATTTGGGTAGCGTTCTGTCGAGACTTGAAAAATTTACCACAAAATTCGAAgtgcaaaatttttttgaaatactcGCTCTATGCTTGGGGACTGCCAACTTGTATGACAGTTGTGACCATAGCATTACAGTTCTCTAATATACCGAATCAATTCAAATCCGGTATCGGTTATTCACATTGCTGGCTCCAAA TTGAGGGTTGGTCAGCTATGATGTATTTCCACGGTCCCTGTTTATTGCTCATCACCATAAATACAATTATGTTTTGTTTAAGTGTTCGCAAGATCTATAGCGATCGTAAACAATTTAGAGACATCTCACGAAGCGCGGACAGCGCAAGATATTTAAAATCACAAGAGCATAG TGTTTGGCTATTCTTCCGTCTCTTCGTTGTAATGGGAGTCAGTTGGATATTGGAAATGATCGGTTATTTACTGGGACGGGAGAAAAATgattcattatttttcaaagtgGCAGATGGTTTCAATGCATCACAAGGCTTAATTATATTCTGTCTGTTTGTTATGAAGAAAAACCTGTTGCTGCTAGTTAAAGAGAG attaaaaaaaacattcacCTGTCTAAGATGA
- the LOC128921368 gene encoding G-protein coupled receptor Mth2-like produces MMIKLHVHTFFHLYIVIFLMNTHYVLSNIPNCPFGDTVELTDAHRLDNGSYRYEGVLVPPHLIDHYDYIELYNGEQHDVPWHLRGCVCQIKNCFKLCCTPGKALYNTNPMGDCEVMKGKQRYSPYVNITLSNDSKVLKNVLKEFVVQVGQPCEGGFMLNPSNIPEDKWHLYENGTLLREYDKAKLTRRDYCMTAIPINETFQLQPYNCPIIETTSSTVKVNTTVMLISLPFLFLTILTYWAIPELYNILHNKCLICYLFSLAIANTMIISVNMRADGYKTVTCTIIGSVAYFFYLGAFFWLNVICFDIWVAFCRDLKNLPQNSKCKIFLKYSLYAWGLPTCMTVVTIALQFSNILNQFKSGIGYSHCWLQIEGWSAMMYFHGPCLLLITINTIMFCLSVRKIYSDRKQFRDISRSADSARHLKSQEHSVWLFFRLFVVMGVSWILEMIGYLLGREKNDSLFFKVADGFNASQGLIIFCLFVMKKNLLLLVKERLKKICTCLR; encoded by the exons ATGATGATCAAATTACACGTTCACACGTTCTTTCACTTATACATTGTGATCTTTTTAATGAATACACACTATGTTTTATCAAATATACCGAATTGTCCATTTGGAGATACCGTCGAATTAACTGATGCGCATAGACTTGACAACGGTTCTTACCGCTATGAAGGTGTGTTGGTGCCACCGCATTTGATCGACCATTACGACTACATTGAACTGTATAACGGAGAGCAACACGATGTGCCGTGGCATCTACGCGGTTGTGTgtgtcaaattaaaaattgtttcaaactCTGTTGTACTCCGGGGAAGGCGTTGTATAATACTAACCCAATGGGTGATTGTGAGGTAATGAAAGGAAAACAGCGATATTcaccatatgtaaatattacatTATCGAATGATAGTAAAGTTTTAAAGAATGTACTGAAAGAATTTGTGGTGCAAGTGGGACAGCCATGTGAAGGGGGGTTCATGCTAAACCCAAGTAACATTCCAGAAGACAAATGGCATTTGTATGag aatggTACACTTTTGCGCGAGTACGATAAAGCGAAACTTACCCGAAGGGATTACTGCATGACTGCTATTCCAATAAATGAAACATTTCAATTACAACCATATAACTGTCCAATTATCGAAACTACATCATCAACTGTTAAAGTAAACACTACAG TGATGTTGATTTCGTTGCCATTTCTATTTCTAACCATACTGACCTATTGGGCCATACCGGagctatataatattttgcataACAAATGCTTAATTTGCTACCTCTTCTCGCTCGCGATTGCGAATACGATGATAATTTCGGTTAACATGAGAGCAGATGGTTACAAAACCGTTACATGTACCATAATTG GATCGGTCGCATATTTCTTCTATCTTGGCGCATTCTTCTGGCTCAATGTTATTTGTTTCGATATTTGGGTAGCGTTCTGTCGAGACTTGAAAAATTTACCACAAAATTCGAAgtgcaaaatttttttgaaatactcGCTCTATGCTTGGGGACTGCCAACTTGTATGACAGTTGTGACCATAGCATTACAGTTCTCTAATATACTGAATCAATTCAAATCCGGCATCGGTTATTCACATTGCTGGCTCCAAA TTGAGGGTTGGTCAGCTATGATGTATTTCCACGGTCCCTGTTTATTGCTCATCACCATAAATACAATTATGTTTTGTTTAAGTGTTCGCAAGATCTATAGCGATCGCAAACAATTTAGAGACATCTCACGAAGCGCGGACAGCGCAAGACATTTAAAATCACAAGAGCATAG TGTTTGGCTATTCTTCCGTCTCTTCGTTGTAATGGGAGTCAGTTGGATATTGGAAATGATCGGTTATTTACTGGGACGGGAGAAAAATgattcattatttttcaaagtgGCAGATGGTTTCAATGCATCACAAGGCTTAATTATATTCTGTCTATTTGTTATGAAGAAAAACCTGTTGCTGCTAGTTAAAGAGAG attaaaaaaaatctgcaCCTGTCTAAGATGA